TCGACACCGGCCGGCAGCCACAAAGTGGCCGGGGAAAAGACCACCAGGATCCTGACCCAGCACACTGGCTTGCCGCCGCGTGCCAGCGATGGCGGCAACCCGTGGGACAAGCGTGAACAGGCCAAGGCTGCGGCGTTTGCCCGCAATCAGCAGGCGGCCAAGGAGCGCAAGGATGCGGCCAAAGGCAAGGGGCCAAAACCGGCCCGCAAGCCAGTCGTGCCGCGTTAATCTGCTCGCCCTATCGCAAAACGCCAGCCTCAGTGCTGGCGTTTTGTTTTCTAGCGAGCGTGCGGCCTGTTTGCTAAGGTGACGCGCGCTTCATGACTGCCCGGGAAGCCGATTTCCCTATACGACGCCAAAACCTGTGGGAGCCGGGCTCGCCCGCGATGACGGCGGCACAGGCAATAAAGATCCCCGATCTTCAAGGACGATTCACATGAGCAACCCTTTACCGGGCATCGGCATGGATTACAGCCCCTCCCAGTTCATGGCCCGCCAACGCATCGAAAGCCAGATCAACCTGCCACGGCTGTTCGCCGCCATCGACGCCGATCCCGGAATCGTCGGCGCGGGCGTGGTGTACATCGACGCCGAGTTCAACGTAGTGACCCTGCGCGAGTTCAAGCCGATTTGCAGTATCAGGCCCAAGCGAATCATTTTGCGCGAGGCGCAGAAGTACATTGCGCCTGCGCAGTTTGCCCAGCAGGTGCAGGACAATCCTCGCGAATCACGCCTGGTTGGTGAGGCAGTCAACACCACCTTATCGTGCGCGGGTGCAGTGATCGGCTGGATCGTAGTGCTCAGTGGCTCCGTGGCTATTCCGTTTTCGGCAGGGGCAAGTACTGTGGTCGCTGCGCTCGGTTATACCGCTGCGGCTGCCAGCTCAGTGCAGTGTTTTGCCAGCGGCTATCGGACCCGCAATGAGATCGTCAACCCTGCCCGTAACGATCAGCTCGACAGCGAAGAGTGGTACCAGTACACCATGATTGCGCTGGATGCTGCGTCCTTGGTCGGGGTAGGCGCATCCACGCTGACAACGCTCAAACTGGTCAGACTGAATAAGGCCACGACCGGGAAAAGTGTCAGGGAAGTGCTCAGGGGGCTGAATCGACAGGAACGTGCCAAGCTGACCAAAGAACTATTGAGCATCAACGACCCGCGCTTGACGTCGAAGATGATCAAGTTGAAGCAGTTGTCGGGTGAATTGCCCAAGCGTTTCACACCCACCGAGGTCAAGCATGCAACGGTCACTCAGATAAAAGACGCCTTGGGCGCCGCTATCGGTTTTACCGGCAGTGCAATTTCAGGGAATGTCCGCACCATTGCCGTAGGCCTGTACGAGGAGTCTGAGCAATGAATGAGCTGCCCAGCATTCGCAGTTTTCTACCGAAGTATTTCCCGGTCTTCATGGGGGCAATATTCGCGTCAATTTTTACCCTGGTCTTTGCGGTGCCTTTGTTTTTCGAAAGCTATTTTCGAAACCTTCCGTTGGCTGACAACGCCAAGTACTCTTTTTTCGGGGGAATCGCGCTGACCCTCATCGTCGTGCACTGCAATTTCATGGTCGCGCGCGGTCGCCCGCAATGGGTGCGGCCTCTGGTCGTACTCCTGGCCCTTTGTTTTCTTGGGGTATTGCCCACCATTGCATATGAGGTGCATCCCCTGATTTATGCTGTGACGTTGCTGTTCCCACTGCTGGCGCTATTGCTGCTCAACAGCAAGCGTCACCGCGAGATGCGCCAGAAGCTGCTTGAAGTACGTCACTTGCGCCAAGCTGTTATTGCAAAGCACAAAGCCCGTTAGTTGGGTGGATTCGGCACCCGCCCCTCACACGTGCGCCACAAATATGTGCAGCCCTTGCACTATTACCGCAGCCACGGCGCCGTTTTGGTGCTGTACTGCACCGGGTCTGTTGATAAAGCGCAATGACGGCCGCTCTGGCATAAGTCTTGCGCGCTTTGTGTCCATGCCCTGGCTCGCAGGAGGCCGCCGTGTCGATTCATGTCGCATTGCATCACGTCACGCATTACCGCTACGACCGCGCCGTCGAGCTCGGTCCGCAGATCGTTCGTCTGCGCCCGGCTGCCCACAGCCGCACGCGGATACTGTCCTATGCGCTGAAAGTCACGCCCGAGCAGCATTTCATCAACTGGCAGCAGGATCCCCAGGGCAACTACCTGGCGCGGTTGGTGTTCCCGGAGAAAACCGATGAGCTGCGGATCGAGGTCGACTTGCTGGCGGAGATGGCGGTGTTCAATCCGTTCGACTTCTTCCTCGAGCCCTACGCCGAAAAGATCCCTTTCGCCTACGCCGCGGATGAGCGCAAAGAGCTGGCGCCGTATCTGGAAACCTTGCCCCTGACGCCGAAATTCAAGGCCTATCTGGATGGCATCGATCGCACACCGCTACCGAGCGTGGATTTTCTGGTCGCCCTCAATCAGCGCCTCAGCGAAGACATCGGCTACCTGATTCGCATGGAACCGGGCGTACAGACCCCGGAACACACTCTCGAGCATGCCTCCGGTTCCTGCCGCGACTCGGCTTGGTTGCTGGTGCAATTGCTGCGCAACCTCGGCCTGGCGGCGCGTTTCGTGTCCGGTTACCTGATTCAGTTGACCGCCGATGTCAAAAGCCTCGACGGCCCCTCGGGCACCGAAGTGGATTTCACTGACCTGCACGCCTGGTGCGAGGTCTATTTGCCCGGTGCCGGCTGGATCGGCCTGGATGCGACTTCTGGGCTGTTTGCCGGTGAAGGACACATTCCGTTGGCGTGTAGTCCCGATCCGTCCTCTGCGGCACCGATCAGTGGCTTGGTGGAACCGTGCGAGTGCGAATTCACCCACGAGATGTCGGTCGAGCGGATTTGGGAAGCGCCGCGGGTTACCAAGCCCTACACCGAAGACCAATGGCTGGCGATTCAGGCATTGGGCCGGCAGATCGATGCCGACCTGCTCGAGGGCGACGTGCGCCTGACCATGGGCGGTGAGCCGACGTTCGTTTCCATCGATGACCCGGACGGCGCCGAGTGGAACACCGCAGCTCTAGGGCCGGACAAGCGTCGGCTGTCGGCCGAACTGTTCCAGCGCATGCGCAAGCATTACGCGCCCAAGGGGCTGGTGCATTTCGGTCAGGGCAAGTGGTATCCCGGCGAGCAACTGCCGCGCTGGTCGCTGAACTGCTACTGGCGCCGCGACGGCGTGCCGATCTGGCACAACAGCGCGCTGATCGCCGATGAGCAGGAAGACTACGGCGCCGATGGCGAGTTGGCCGGGCGTTTTCTGGCGAGTGTCGCCGAACGCCTGAGAATTCCGACACGCTTTGTGTTCCCGGCCTACGAAGACAATTTCTATTATCTCTGGCGCGAAGGCGCTTTGCCGCAGAACGTCAGCGCCGAAGACTCTCGTCTCGAAGAACCTTTGGAGCGGGCGCGCCTGCGCAAAGTCTTCAGCCAGGGGCTGGACAAGGTTATCGGTCAGGTCCTGCCGCTGGCGCGCACCGCCAAGGGCGATCAGTGGCAGAGCGGTCGCTGGTATCTGCGCGAAGATCATTGCCGATTGGTGCCGGGGGATTCGCCGCTGGGGTATCGCTTGCCACTCGGCTCACAGCCTTGGGTGAAGGCAGCGGAGTATCCGTTCATTCACCCTGTCGACCCCAATCAGGATTTTCCTGAGCTGCCGGGCACCGACCAGCTACAGAATCATGCTCAACCGCAAACGGCCGACGAGCGTGCGCCAAAGATCGACGAGTCCGCCGACTGGCTGACCCGCACCGCTTTCTGCGCCGAAGCGCGAGAAGGCCGGTTGTACCTGTTCATGCCGCCACTGGAACGGGTAGAGGACTATCTGGAACTGGTCGCCGCCATCGAAGCCACCGCCGAGGAACTGCATTGCCCGGTGTTGCTGGAAGGCTATGAACCGCCGAGTGATCCGCGCTTGAGCAACTTGCGCATTACACCGGATCCGGGTGTGATTGAGGTCAACGTCCAGCCGTCCGCCACCTGGGATGAGTTGGTGGAGCGCACCGAGTTTCTTTACGAAGAGGCGCGCCAGACTCGACTAACCACCGAAAAATTCATGATCGACGGCCGGCACACAGGCACCGGCGGCGGCAACCATTTCGTATTGGGTGGCGCGACCCCGGCTGACTCACCGTTTCTGCGCCGTCCCGATCTGCTGCGCAGCTTGATCAGTTACTGGCATAACCATCCATCCTTGTCCTACCTGTTTTCCGGATTATTCATCGGCCCGACGTCCCAGGCGCCACGGGTGGATGAGGCGCGCAACGATTCGCTGTATGAACTGGAAATCGCCTTCGCACAGATGCCGAAGCCGGGCGAAGAATGCCCACCTTGGCTGGTGGATCGTTTGCTGCGCAATCTGCTGATCGACGTGACCGGCAACACCCACCGCGCCGAGTTTTGCATCGATAAACTGTATTCGCCGGACGGCGCCACCGGGCGCCTCGGGTTACTGGAATTGCGGGCCTTTGAAATGCCGCCCCATGCGCGCATGAGCCTGGCTCAGCAATTGTTGCTGCGGGCGCTGGTGGCGCGGTTCTGGCGCGAGCCTTATGCACCGCCGAAACTGGCGCGCTGGGGCACAGAGCTACACGACCGGTTCCTGTTGCCGCACTTTATCGAGCAGGATTTCGCTGATGTGATCGTCGACCTCAATGCCGCCGGTTACCCCGTGCGGGCCGAGTGGTTCGCGGCGCATCTGGAATTCCGTTTTCCCAAGGTCGGCGACTACGCCGTCAGCGGCATCCAACTGCAATTGCGTCAGGCGCTGGAGCCTTGGCATGTACTCGGCGAGGAAGGCGCGGCAGGTGGCACGGTGCGTTATGTGGACTCGTCGCTGGAGCGTTTGCAGGTCAAGCTCAGTGGCCTGCCGCCCCAGCGTTATCTGCTGACGTGCAACGGCATCCCGGTGCCGTTGCAACCCACGGGGCGGGTCGGTGAGTTCGTCGCCGGCGTACGCTTTCGCGCCTGGCAACCGGCTAACTGCCTGCAACCGACCATCCCGGTCCACGCGCCGTTGGTGTTCGACGTGCTCGACACCTGGATGGGGCGGTCGCTGGGCGGTTGTCAGTACCACGTCGCCCACCCGGGTGGGCGTAACTACGACAGCCTGCCGGTGAACGCCAATGAGGCCGAGAGTCGGCGGATGGCGCGTTTCTTCCGCGTCGGACACTCGCCAGGGAAACTTCCTATACCGAATCTGGAAATTAACGACGAGCTACCGATGACTCTCGATTTGCGACGTTTCTAAACCCTACGCGACGCTCGGATTTTTCGTCTATCCGGGCGTCATGAGCCTGCGTTAGTCTGACCGTTCTTTGCTGTCTGCCGAGCTTTCCATGCCTGATCTGCTTGACCGCTACCCGCTGACCGCGGGCACATATCACGAACTGCTCGACGACAGCGGTGCCGTGCGCCCGCACTGGCGGCGGCTGTTCGATCAATTGCAACGCAGCACGCCAGCGCAACTGGTGCAGCGTCAGGCGCTGCTGACCCGGCAGATCCAGGAAAACGGCGTGACCTATAACGTCTACGCCGACCCCAAGGGCGCCGACCGGCCATGGGAACTCGACCTGCTGCCCCATGTGATTGCCGCCGATGAGTGGGAACAGTTATCGGCCGGGATCGCTCAACGGGCGCGGTTGCTCAATGCTGTGTTGGCGGACTTGTACGGCCCTCAGCGCTTGATCGCCGAAGGCCTGCTGCCGGCTGAGCTGGTGTTCGGTCACAACAACTTCCTCTGGCCCTGTCAGGGCATTGCGCCGCCCGACGGGGCGTTTCTGCATCTGTACGCCGTGGATCTGGCGCGCACGCCTGACGGTTGCTGGTGGGTGACGGCGGATCGGACGCAAGCGCCATCCGGTGCCGGTTACGCGCTGGAAAACCGCACCATCGTGTCCCGGGCCTTCCCCGAGTTGTACCGCGATTTGAAGGTGCAGCACCTGGCCGGATTCTTCCGCACACTCCAGGAAACCCTCGCCCGTCAGGCACCGAGCGATGACGAAGCGCCACTGGTGGTGCTGCTGACGCCAGGACGTTTCAACGAAAGCTATTTCGAGCACTTGTACCTGGCTCGTCAGCTCGGATATCCGTTGGTGGAGGGTGGCGACCTGACCGTTCGGGATGCCACGGTCTACCTGAAAACCTTGAGCGGCCTGCGTCGGGTTCACGCGATCATGCGTCGGCTCGACGATGATTTCTGCGACCCGCTGGAGCTGCGCACCGACTCGGCCCTCGGCGTGCCGGGGCTGCTTGAAGCCGTGCGCCAGGGCCGGGTGTTGGTGGCCAACGCCCTCGGCAGCGGCGTGCTGGAATCGCCGGGATTGCTGGGTTTCCTGCCGAAGATTAATCAGTATCTGTTCGGCGAAGAGCTGATTCTGCCGTCTATCGCGACTTGGTGGTGCGGTGAAGCGCCTGTGCTGGCCCAAGCCCTGGAAAAACTGCCGGAGCTGTTGATCAAACCGGCGTTTCCTTCGCAGAGCTTTGCTCCGGTGTTTGGTCGTGACTTGAGTGAAAAACAGCGTCAAGACTTGGCGGAGCGCATGCAGGCACGGCCTTACGCCTATGTTGCGCAAGAATTGGCGCAACTGTCCCAAGCGCCGATCTGGCAGGCCGAAGGTGGCCAATTGCAGCCGCGTGCCATTGGCATGCGCGTGTATGCGGTGGCCAGTCGGGACGGCTATCGAGTATTGCCCGGCGGGCTGACCCGGGTTGCCGCCGAAGCCGACGCCGAAGTGGTGTCGATGCAGCGCGGCGGCGCCAGCAAGGACACTTGGGTATTGGGCGATCGCCCGCCCAGCGGCGAACAATGGAAAGCCCAGCGCAACATTGGCGTTCACGATCTGGTGCGACGCGATCCGTATCTGCCATCGCGGGTGGTCGAAAACCTGTTCTGGTTCGGCCGTTACTGTGAACGCTGCGATGACAGCGCGCGGCTGCTGCGCATCATGCTCGCGCGCTATGTTGACGGCGATGACCCGCAAGCCCTGGAGGCGGCGGTCGATCTCGGTGAACGCTTGAATCTGTTGCCGGAGGAGGGCGAGTTGCCGGAGCGATTGCTGGCGGCGCTGCTTGGCGATGATTGGCCGTTCAGCCTGCGCTCCAACCTGCAACGCTTGCAGTGGGCGGCGTCGCAAGTGCGCGGCAAGCTCTCGCGAGAGAACTGGCAAGCGCTGGTGGAATTGCAGCGCGAAGCCATGGCGCTGGAAACCGACGAGCCGGATTTCGGCGAGTTGCTGGATTTTCTCAACCGGTTGGTGATGTCGCTGGCGGCGCTGTCTGGTTTTGCCCTCGACGACATGACCCGGGACGAAGGCTGGCGTTTCCTGATGATAGGACGACGGATCGAGCGGCTGCAATTTCTCAGCGGCAGCCTGGCGGCGTTTCTGCGTGGCGCCGGAACTTGCGATCAGGCCGGACTGGAATGGCTGCTGGAGTTGGGCAACAGCAGCATCACCTACCGCTCGCGGTACTTGGCGGTGGCGCAATTGATCCCGGTGCTGGACCTGTTGTTGCTCGATGAGCAGAACCCTCATGCGGTGTTGTTCCAGTTGAAGCTGGTGACCCGCACGCTGAAGCGCTTGAACGACGACTTTGGTGCGCCGCGTGAAACAGGTCTGCCGCAGTTGGTGGAGCGGCTGGCGCGCTTCGATCTGGGTTGCCTGGAAAACGCACTGTTTGGCGAGGCCAGTGTCCGTGCCGCCATAGAGGGGCTGGCCGATCTGTTGCAGGAGATCGCCGATGCCAGTGGCCAGGTGTCGGATCGCCTGGCCTTGCGCCATTTCGCCCATGTCGATGATGTCAGCCAACGCACGGTGTCCGTCTGATGAATGCCCATTACCAGATTTTCCACGACACCCATTATCACTATGACAGCCCGGTGTCCCTGGCCCAGCAACTGGCGCATCTGTGGCCACGGCCCTGTGACTGGCAGCGCTGCACCGATCAGCAATTGCAGATCAGTCCCGATCCGACCTCGCGCCGGGATGAGCTGGATGTGTTTGGTAATCCGCTGACCCGATTGGCATTCGAGCGGCCGCACGATGAGTTGCTGGTCAATGCCAGCCTGACGATCGAAGTGCTGGCCCGACCATCATTGGATTTCAATCAATCGCCAGCCTGGGAAAAAACCTGCAATGCGCTGACCTACAGCAGTCAGCCACTGTCTGCTGAATTGCTGGAAGCCTGCCGTTACCGGTTCGAATCGCCTTACGTGCACTTGAAGCGCAACTTCGTCGAGTTCTCCGGAAGTTGCTTTCCTCCTGGCCGGCCATTGCTGCTGGGGGTTCAGGCGTTGATGGAGAAGATCTTCAGCGAATTCACCTTCGACGCCGAAGCGACTCAAGTGGCAACGCCGCTGGTGGAAGTGCTGGAGAGGCGACGCGGGGTTTGCCAGGACTTTGCGCACTTGATGCTCGCTTGTGTCCGCTCCCGTGGATTAGCGGCGCGGTATATCAGCGGCTACTTGCTGACCCAGCCCCCGCCGGGCCAGCCACGGCTGATCGGTGCCGATGCGTCTCATGCCTGGGTGTCGGTATTTTGTCCGGTGCTGGGCTGGGTGGATTTCGACCCGACCAACAATGTGCAACCGGCGCTGGAGCACATCACCCTGGCCTGGGGCCGGGACTTTTCAGATGTGTCACCGTTGCGTGGGGTGATTCTGGGTGGCGGTAGCCATGATCCAGAGGTGCGGGTTACCGTAATGCCATTGGATTAACGAAGATCCAGTGTGGAGCAAGCCTGCTTGGATAGGGGCCTGACAGTCACATGAATGTTGGATGTACAGCGGCTATCGCGAGCAGGCTCGCTCCCACAGTGGATGTGTTGCTTTTACGGATGAGGGTTTTCCATGTTCCCGGTTTCAATCAAAGGCGTACTACGATCCCCCGAAGGCCTCATCGTACTGATGCTTAACGAGCGCGATGAATGGGAGTTGCCCGGCGGGCGAATCGAATTGGGCGAGACAGCACCACAGTGCCTGGCGCGCGCGATCGTCGAAGAACTGGATGTTGAAGTCGCAGTGGGGGAGCCGTTGGATTCATACCTATTCGAGGTGATCCCCGGCAAACACGTGTTCATCTCCACTTACCGCTGTCAGTTGCTAGGCGGTTTTGTGCCGACGATCAGTCATGAACACAAGGAAATCGGCTTGTTCGATCCGGCGCAATTGCCTGCCAACTTGCCCAAGGGTTATCGCGATTCGATTGGTAAGGCGCTGGGACTGTGAGGGTCAGCAACAACGTTGCTGACCCTGGACACAGATCCGGTGGGCCTGATCAGATCATCGGGCCCTGAGGGTCTCAGGCGTCGGGCGCCTGATCTTTCGGTGCTTCAGTTTCGTCTGTAG
The Pseudomonas lini DNA segment above includes these coding regions:
- a CDS encoding DUF2126 domain-containing protein, which translates into the protein MSIHVALHHVTHYRYDRAVELGPQIVRLRPAAHSRTRILSYALKVTPEQHFINWQQDPQGNYLARLVFPEKTDELRIEVDLLAEMAVFNPFDFFLEPYAEKIPFAYAADERKELAPYLETLPLTPKFKAYLDGIDRTPLPSVDFLVALNQRLSEDIGYLIRMEPGVQTPEHTLEHASGSCRDSAWLLVQLLRNLGLAARFVSGYLIQLTADVKSLDGPSGTEVDFTDLHAWCEVYLPGAGWIGLDATSGLFAGEGHIPLACSPDPSSAAPISGLVEPCECEFTHEMSVERIWEAPRVTKPYTEDQWLAIQALGRQIDADLLEGDVRLTMGGEPTFVSIDDPDGAEWNTAALGPDKRRLSAELFQRMRKHYAPKGLVHFGQGKWYPGEQLPRWSLNCYWRRDGVPIWHNSALIADEQEDYGADGELAGRFLASVAERLRIPTRFVFPAYEDNFYYLWREGALPQNVSAEDSRLEEPLERARLRKVFSQGLDKVIGQVLPLARTAKGDQWQSGRWYLREDHCRLVPGDSPLGYRLPLGSQPWVKAAEYPFIHPVDPNQDFPELPGTDQLQNHAQPQTADERAPKIDESADWLTRTAFCAEAREGRLYLFMPPLERVEDYLELVAAIEATAEELHCPVLLEGYEPPSDPRLSNLRITPDPGVIEVNVQPSATWDELVERTEFLYEEARQTRLTTEKFMIDGRHTGTGGGNHFVLGGATPADSPFLRRPDLLRSLISYWHNHPSLSYLFSGLFIGPTSQAPRVDEARNDSLYELEIAFAQMPKPGEECPPWLVDRLLRNLLIDVTGNTHRAEFCIDKLYSPDGATGRLGLLELRAFEMPPHARMSLAQQLLLRALVARFWREPYAPPKLARWGTELHDRFLLPHFIEQDFADVIVDLNAAGYPVRAEWFAAHLEFRFPKVGDYAVSGIQLQLRQALEPWHVLGEEGAAGGTVRYVDSSLERLQVKLSGLPPQRYLLTCNGIPVPLQPTGRVGEFVAGVRFRAWQPANCLQPTIPVHAPLVFDVLDTWMGRSLGGCQYHVAHPGGRNYDSLPVNANEAESRRMARFFRVGHSPGKLPIPNLEINDELPMTLDLRRF
- a CDS encoding NAD synthetase, whose protein sequence is MSNPLPGIGMDYSPSQFMARQRIESQINLPRLFAAIDADPGIVGAGVVYIDAEFNVVTLREFKPICSIRPKRIILREAQKYIAPAQFAQQVQDNPRESRLVGEAVNTTLSCAGAVIGWIVVLSGSVAIPFSAGASTVVAALGYTAAAASSVQCFASGYRTRNEIVNPARNDQLDSEEWYQYTMIALDAASLVGVGASTLTTLKLVRLNKATTGKSVREVLRGLNRQERAKLTKELLSINDPRLTSKMIKLKQLSGELPKRFTPTEVKHATVTQIKDALGAAIGFTGSAISGNVRTIAVGLYEESEQ
- a CDS encoding circularly permuted type 2 ATP-grasp protein, yielding MPDLLDRYPLTAGTYHELLDDSGAVRPHWRRLFDQLQRSTPAQLVQRQALLTRQIQENGVTYNVYADPKGADRPWELDLLPHVIAADEWEQLSAGIAQRARLLNAVLADLYGPQRLIAEGLLPAELVFGHNNFLWPCQGIAPPDGAFLHLYAVDLARTPDGCWWVTADRTQAPSGAGYALENRTIVSRAFPELYRDLKVQHLAGFFRTLQETLARQAPSDDEAPLVVLLTPGRFNESYFEHLYLARQLGYPLVEGGDLTVRDATVYLKTLSGLRRVHAIMRRLDDDFCDPLELRTDSALGVPGLLEAVRQGRVLVANALGSGVLESPGLLGFLPKINQYLFGEELILPSIATWWCGEAPVLAQALEKLPELLIKPAFPSQSFAPVFGRDLSEKQRQDLAERMQARPYAYVAQELAQLSQAPIWQAEGGQLQPRAIGMRVYAVASRDGYRVLPGGLTRVAAEADAEVVSMQRGGASKDTWVLGDRPPSGEQWKAQRNIGVHDLVRRDPYLPSRVVENLFWFGRYCERCDDSARLLRIMLARYVDGDDPQALEAAVDLGERLNLLPEEGELPERLLAALLGDDWPFSLRSNLQRLQWAASQVRGKLSRENWQALVELQREAMALETDEPDFGELLDFLNRLVMSLAALSGFALDDMTRDEGWRFLMIGRRIERLQFLSGSLAAFLRGAGTCDQAGLEWLLELGNSSITYRSRYLAVAQLIPVLDLLLLDEQNPHAVLFQLKLVTRTLKRLNDDFGAPRETGLPQLVERLARFDLGCLENALFGEASVRAAIEGLADLLQEIADASGQVSDRLALRHFAHVDDVSQRTVSV
- a CDS encoding NUDIX domain-containing protein; this translates as MFPVSIKGVLRSPEGLIVLMLNERDEWELPGGRIELGETAPQCLARAIVEELDVEVAVGEPLDSYLFEVIPGKHVFISTYRCQLLGGFVPTISHEHKEIGLFDPAQLPANLPKGYRDSIGKALGL
- a CDS encoding transglutaminase N-terminal domain-containing protein, producing the protein MNAHYQIFHDTHYHYDSPVSLAQQLAHLWPRPCDWQRCTDQQLQISPDPTSRRDELDVFGNPLTRLAFERPHDELLVNASLTIEVLARPSLDFNQSPAWEKTCNALTYSSQPLSAELLEACRYRFESPYVHLKRNFVEFSGSCFPPGRPLLLGVQALMEKIFSEFTFDAEATQVATPLVEVLERRRGVCQDFAHLMLACVRSRGLAARYISGYLLTQPPPGQPRLIGADASHAWVSVFCPVLGWVDFDPTNNVQPALEHITLAWGRDFSDVSPLRGVILGGGSHDPEVRVTVMPLD